The stretch of DNA GCGCCATTTGTTGTAGGCAGCGCATTTAATGGAATTTCTTCCCCCTCTTTTTCCGCCACAAAGCGGACTTTAGTCGGAGGAATAGGAGAGGCAGTGACAATCGCCTTCATAAAGGTTGTACCTTCCGGGAAACTTTGGCCTTCCGAAAGTTGAAGCTTACTCATATGCGCTTGCACTTCCGTCAATTTACCACTTAGCACGGTAACGGAATCATCGGGATTATCGAAATCAAAATCAGAAGGATAGCTATCCACATGCGTATCTCCTGTGGCGATCGTTGCAATGCCGTGCAGGGAACCTGCGTCCAACCAGGCTTCGGTAGCCGAAATAGGGCTAACCGTAAAATGGCTGGCACCGCTTTGGATGGTGGTAGAAAGAAAACCGAGGTCGATATCCGCAAGATCAGTAGCATCAATCTGAGGAGACTGGAAAGAAACGCCCGCTTTTGCCATCACCCGGGCCCGCACCAATTTGGTTAGGTCGCGGTAACTGATATTCCCTTGGGTTGCTCGTAGCACTTGCAGTAAATAATAGGTAAAGACCCCAAAGCGCCCTTCTACGAAAGGCGCTTCTTTGGACAATTCATTCTCCCGGCAAGCTTGCAGGGAAACAGCTTTTGCTGCCTGAGGCAGGCTGAACGCGTTAGTGTCCGCCTGGGAGAGGATAGCCGCTGCTTCCTCAAAGAAAACGTAGGAATTTATAGGGCGCGCTCGATTGGCTGGTGCCACAGCTGCTTCTGGTGGTTCCGAAAAACGGACCCTAATGCGTTTATCCCCAAAATTACGCGTGCCTCCACCGGAGAAACAGCAATCCAGCGCGGATACGATATGTGGGCCTTTTTCAGCGATTTTCCGCAATAAGTAGCGCAATTCAAGGTCACTGATCGGGTAAATTCTTTGCCCATTGACATCGATAAAACTATCTTGGGCCACCATTACTCCTCCGCGGTGTGCTTCATTGTCGGCCCCACCAATATGATGAAGCTGAGAAGGCCGGAATTCAAACGAGCCGTGCCCGCTGAAATGAATAAAGACCGTATCGTTGCTGGTCGCCCTCGTCAGAAATTCCTGAAAAGCAGCCAGGATATTGGCACGTGTGGCCGCTTCAACCGGGCCATCCTCCGCACATTGTATCTGTGGTGCGATGATATTGTGTGAGTGCCCTGCTACGATGCTCCGCAGTTTTTTAATGAATAATTTCTCTTCTGGGTTTTTGATACTTTCTTTCAGGTATCGTTCCACTTCTTCACTATCACGAACACAGCCACTCAGGTTTAAACTACCACCCAGGTAATCATAGCGGTTCACGCCAATCAGTAAGGCATATACGTTGCCTTGAGGCTCGAGGTTGACCTGATTGGTAAAAGGAGAAGGATTATTGTTGCGGTTTTGAACAGTAGAATCTGTTTGTCCAACCAAAGGTTGCTGTGGCGCATTGCCGCCCAGCCCTTTGCCGCCCATCAATAGCCCCACTGGGAAATCGATTCCATTCGAAAAACTGACGGGGGTCTGTGTTTTTCCTAATATAATAGCGGTGGCTGGCACTTTTGCGGCCAGATAGCTCCATACCTCATGTGCCGTCACCATCGTCCGTCCATCTCTGGCAAAGTCGGAATAGCCACTGAGGGCTTCGAGCAAGTGCCAGGTGAAGGTGGAAATGCCTTTATTAGGCAAGACCAGCGAGTGCTCATCTCCGGTAGTAGAGAAGAGGAGCGTTTGGCCTTTGCTGGCGGCAGGGTTGGGAATGGGTTTTGGGCCTCCCATCGTATCATCATTGTCATCTGGCGGAGGAGGAGGGTCTGGAATAGGTTTTGGACCTCCCATCGTATCATCATTGTCATCTGGCGGGGGAGGAGGGTCTGGAATAGGTTTTGGGCCTCCCATCGTATCATCATTGTCATCTGGCGGGGGAGGAGGGTCTGGAATAGGTTTTGGACCTCCCATCGTATCATCATTGTCATCTGGCGGGGGAGGAGGGTCTGGAATAGGCCGAAAAAGCCCTCCATCCTCTGTTATTGTTAAGCTTTGGCTATCGGATAGAAAAAATAGATGACTGGGAGGAAGGCTTTGGATTAAGCCATTTAATACATTAACATTTAAGGCTGATTGAAAAAGACTTCCTAGGTCATCTACTACATCATGGGGTATAAGGTAAAGTGGAGCTGTATTTTCGACATGTTTAATTTCATAGCCTGAGAAGTAAATAAAGGCTGTTTTATCCTGGCTTTCATCCTGCCTCAATTTTTCTTCCAGTTGCAAAAAACCGTTGACAATATTATGACGGGTAGCGTCCTCGCCAATAATGCTAATGACATTTTTAAGTTTGTAGGCACAGCGATCTTCTGCTACTAAGACGGTGTGAAGAGCTTGGGCATTGGCTTCTCCTTTCGTTTGTAGATGCGAAAAGGTAGAGCGTCGCAAGGCATCCATTCCGATGACTAGCGCGTAGGCGTGTTCAAAGCGATTGGTCATTTTTTTGGGTTTTAGGTTTATGGTTATAAATGATGTTCACTTGTACTTTTCATCAGCAAGGGCTTAGTGGGCTTTGGGATATTAAATCGTAGTTTGGAAACTACAATTAGCGTGGATCAGTTGCAGGTGGAAAACACCTGCAACAGCTAGGCGCAGGGCCTAGCTAGCATCCCAGGATTCCAATTTTTGCAAAAATTCTTCCTTTTTCCGACGGGAAATGCTGATGGCTTTTTTGTCGCTCATGATCACAAAGCCCCCTTCATTGCGAATATATTCGGTTAGGTGATTAAAGTTGATCAAATAGGAATGATGGATGCGGCAAAAAGGATAATCTTCCAGTTTTTCTTCTACCCAACTTAGGGATTTAGTCAACTTAATGGGTTTTTGTCCATCGAGGTACAAAACAGCCACATTGTCTTCTGCTTTTACGTATATAATATCCTGTATATCAATAAATTGCTGCCCCGTAGCAATCGGAAAGCCTATTCTTGGCGTACTGGGGGTAGCGAGAACCGGAGCCGGTTGTTGCAGCAACTTCGCCCGAACCTTGGCCACGGCATCCATCAACTCCTCCTCTTCTACCGGCTTGAGCAGATAATCTACCGCACTATTTTTTATGGCTTCGATGGCATATTGGTCGTAACTGGTGGTAAAGATCACCTCAAAAGAGGGGTGGCGAATAGCTTTCAGGACATCAAAGCCGGTCATATCTCCCAACAAAATATCCAGAAAGATGACATCCGGCAAATGTCTTTTAATGGCCAGAATCGCATCTGCTCCGTTGGTGCATTCTGCTACGATATCCACCTCCGGGCAATTCTTTTGCACCTTGTATCGCAGGTTGTCCATGCCCGAAGGTTCATCCTCAATCAATATGGCTCGTAAAGTACTCATGTTTATTTCTTGGTCATTTGTTTAAAAGGAATTTTTAGGACAACTTTAGTCCCGTTGGCTTGACCATTTTCATCAAACAAATCAATGATCTCTACTTTGGCCCCTTTGGCCCGCCCCATCACATGGAGCCTTTCCTGGTTAATTTTCATCCCCACTGATTTTTGCTGTAAAACAGAGGAAGCTTTCATAGCGGCAGATTTAGCTCGACCTACACCATCATCTTCAATGATAATTTGTATGTATTTCCCTTCTCTTCGCGCTTCAATTTTTAAAAGTCCTTTCTCCATCTTTGGTTTGATCCCATGCCAAATGGCGTTTTCCGCATAAGGTTGTAAAATCATGGCGGGGATTTCAACCTGCTCCGGATCAATGTCATCGCTGATATGGATCTCGTATTGTAATTTATCCCGGAAGCGGAGCTGCTCTAAAGCCAGGAAGTGTTTTAGGGTTTCTAGTTCTTCGGCCAGACTGGCACTGCCCTCTCTGGAACTGTTTAGGATTCTACGAGATAGGCGGGAAAAATGAATTAAATATTTAGCAGCAGCTTCTTTTTTGTCGAGGTTAACTAGGCTTTCTATGGCATTGAGGCTATTAGAAATAAAGTGGGGATTGATTTGGGCTCTTAGGGCTTCCATTTTGGCTTTAAGTCTTTTCTGCTGCTGTCTTTGTAAGAGTAATATAAACAATAATCCTGCAACTATGAATCCAACGCCACTTGCAAGTCGTTGGTTCCTAACTTTTAGGCTACTTTTAGCTTCGAGTTCCCTTCTTTCAAGCGCTCTGTTCCTTTGATTAGCAAGTTTTAGGATATCACCTATTTTTTCCGTAATACCAGCATAATTGGTATTAAGAAAATCAGGTAAAGGCCCTTCAAGAAGATTACTACAATCCATCTTTCTGACCCTTAATCGGTAACTACATAAGCCTGATATGTTGCTCCCCATTTTTTTCATAATAGGTAATACTCCTTCTTTTTTGGCCTCTTCCATTGCTTGCTTGTAAGAAACGATCGCAGAGTCTACATATGAATACGCTAGATCTTCTGTATCACTTTTGAATGCCATCTGCTGATAAAGGCTTCCTATTTGATCATACAAGAAGTATTTGTCTTCTTTTTGAAGTTCGAAACATTTTTTATAACTCTGAAGCGATTCTCTGGCGTATTTTTCAAGTCCAAACGATTGATATTGTTTAAATCGAAGCCTGCCTAAATTCTGATATCCTCTAACCGTTGCATTCAAGTCGTTAAAATCTTGAGCATACTTCAGTCCATCATTAATTAGCCTTTCTGCTACCAAAAATTCTTTACGATTATAGTACATTTGGCCCCAATCAAAGTTTAATCGTGCTAAGGCAGACTTATTGTTAGTAAGTCGATACAATTGCGTACTAGAACTAAAGAAAGAATCGGCCAAGGTATGATTATTATTTGCATACAGCATTGCATAATAATGCAACAACTCTCCTTTTTCGATCAAAGAGTCATTTGCTGTCAATCGTCCTAAATCAATTATATTTTTCGAATTATCCAAATATTTAAGAGCTGTATCAATTTGATTTTTCCTCATATGGAAAAAACCTATCAGATTATATGATCTCGTTATCCAAATATCACATTTCAGTGTTTCAAATACTTCCTTACTCAACTTAGCATCTACCAAAGCATCCTCAATCCCCTCCCCATACTTCTCCTTCCTCCCCTTCAATAAGGAAATATAATAAGCACTAATCCCCCGAGACAACTGCCAATTCTTATCCGTCGCTATACTATAAGCAGTATCCGCATATATCAAAGCCACGTCATCATCATAATTTTTCAACTTATCCGTCAAGGTCAGCAGGCTATCTAATTGCTTCCGCACACCTTTCACCTCATCCAAACCCTTAAAAACAGCTTTGGTATCCAGGTATTGATCCATATTCTCCTCCGGTGGTTCGCCGCTATAGCTCGGTTCAAAATTAGGATGGTCGGGGTTGCAAGAAAAGAGGAAGTAGAAAATAGAAAGTATGCTGATGAGCTTGAAGCTGGGGTGAATACGGAAGGTTCGACCTGGCTTGAATCCAGGTTCTAATTCGCTATTAATTAGCTGTTTATAATATATTTGTTTATTATTCACTTTTAAAAATCTAGTGCTTTGATGCGATAAATATAACATTCACAGCTCTTTAGGGTTCCTCCCTTTCCACATAGTCAAAAGTAGCACAATATCTATGAAAAAAAAACCACATCTTGATGTGGATAGCCTGGTGCGCTGTGTAATTAATTTCTTTATTTTAGCCTTCTAGCTCGGGCGATCCATCCCCCATTTGGAACAAAACGTGGATCGACCTTACGTTCCTAAAGGCGTGCTATAGGCATTTTCGTGCCTTTTTTGCCAATATTTAATCCCTAATGGGATTTTTTTGGCTTAGCCTGACGCTTATGGTGAAAAATTTACCTATCGATAGACAAGCTCTAAAGTAGGCATTTTTTTAATTCCAAGGCAGTACTCCTTGTGCCAAAAAAGTTCGTTTTACCTTAAAAAAGGCAATAGGATAGCCTTCGTATAGGCTAGGGTGTTGGTGGTCTGTCGGGTCAAAGGGGTTGGGAACTAATCCGTTCGCTAGTTTTTCAGCCTTGCCCAACGCTTTGGGGAAGAAAGTAACTTTGACAAGGGTTTTGTCTCCTTGGGGCTGGGCATGACCAGCTATCCGAAAATCCTGCCCATCAAAACAAAGGGGAACAATCGTTTCTGCTTCCTCGCAGGGGGTATTTAGTTCTATTGATAGGGGGTGTTGGTCGAAGTCTTCATTTTCAGCGAGGTTTAGCTCTGTGAAGACCAGGACCTGCCCGCTGGCCGTGCCTGTTTTTTTATCAAAATGAATTAATTCAAGGTCAGGGCTGGTAAAAAGCCTGAATCTAGCAACGGGGTCTGCACTTTGGGGGTCCCAGGGGGCTTCTATCCAGCTCAGTTTTGCCTGGATTCCTGAATGTGGAAGTATGCGGACTTGGCCATCGGCTATGGATACCACCTGATCCGATTGGATTTGCGCTAAGGTTTGTATGAGGTTTACCTTCATCGTAAAACTGCACCAATCATCGTCTGCTTTGGCAAGTTGGCTCCAGCGGCGGCGCATCGCGCGAAAGCTGCCTAATTTTGACTGCAAAAACTGCTCATGTTCAATGGGTTGCGTAGTTATTAGTATTTTGAAATAAGAGGTCGATTCCCAATCGTTTTCCAGCAACCACAAGCCCATGTTTTTTTTCCACAAGGGGAGTAGCACCTCCGATTGCCCTTCGAAATCCGATGGATGAAAAGAGACAGGGCCTTCATAGGCATTGATACTATAGTCTTCCCTTAAGTGAAGTAGGTAGCAATACAGTGGCCGACCTTGCGCTATTATCCTGATTTTAGGGTTTATGGGAAGGCCGATTACGCCGTCATTTGGTCGATGAAAATATTTATCAAGGGATAAGTATAGCTTAATTTCGGGCCCATTCAATGGATATACCTGTCCCTTCTTGTCTCTTGTTTCCAGGATAAATTTAAGTTTGGGCTTTAAGCGAGACTTTTGATGGTCAAGCAAGATCATCCTATTCCATTTAACGATCTTCACTATATTTCGGAAAATGACGGCAGCTGTTTTTTCCGCTTCCTGTACCTGAGGAATGGCAAATAGCTGCAAGTTCCGTTGTACATCATACATAATATATTGGCGGTCGCTAGCCTTTACTTCCATTGCTGGCTGGTCTGCTCCGTTTGACGGAGCAAGCCAACGGATATTCAAGGTCTCTTCCCAGGCGTCCTTTAGGTCTTGCAACGCTTCCTCATCACTTCCATGCAAATAAACAAAGACGGGTTCGGCAGGAAAATGATACAGTAGACCATAATATTGGCGTTTGGTATCCAGGTTTAAGTTTGTGCTCACCTGTATTTCGCTTTTCAGGGCACCCACTGCTTTAATACTGGTCTCCCCTATGACCATTTCTTCTGGTGGAAGGTTTCGGATCAGCAGCTTTATGGCTTGTACAGGCTTGGTGGGTAAACCATGAATCGCGCCACATTTCACGACCCATCGCCCTTCTTCAAAGGTTATCACATACCGGTCGGCTCTCCCCATCGGGGTTCCATCCAAAAAACGGGTATATGGATTAAAATTGCCGATGCTTTCGAATTGTGGGTTTTGGGCTTTCCGAGCCTGATTAGAATTGGCCTTGGTGCGGAGGTATAGGTCAGCATAATTGAGTTGCCCGGCAGTGGCATCCAAGGCATTGACTAAGCTATTGGTGAAAACCCCACCGGTGGGTAAATCCCCTGCCTTTTCGATGCTAGAACAAGCAGAAATGAGCAGGTGTCTAGCCAAGGGCACTTGTAATTCCTTTTCCTTTTCTAACATTTTCAGATAAACTCCATCCAGATAAGTATCCAGGTTTCGTCTGACCTTTGCTGGCCTAAAACCAATAACACCTCCTCCAATCCCTCTGTCTGCAATGAAATTGCGGGTGCGATAACCCATATTCTCAGCCAAATCCCGGGTTCCGGAGCCGGAATGACAGCAATCTAGCGAAACCAGGATGTGGGGGGGGCATTCCTTGGGCTTACCTTCCTTATCTTGGGAAGCGACTTCATGCAACAAGACGGCTATTTCTTTATCCGCCAGGTGCAACCGATCTTCCTCAGGATCCGCTTGGTAACAAACGAGGGTCTGATCCTTGCCGTTGGGCTCCAATGGTAAAAACTGCTCGGCCGTCCATTCCTCCGAACCATGCCCGCTAAAGTGAAACCAGACCATATCCTCCGCTTCCGCAACGCACAAAAAGGACCTAAAGGCTTTCACGATTTGCTGGTAGGTCGCCGCTTCGTTGAGCAATTGACAAATTTGCAAGGAGCCCCAAGTCTGAATGGGCAATCCATCCAATGTCATTAAGACTGGTGGAGTCTCGGCCTGAACGCCAACTGGCCCATGATAGGTCTTTAGGTATTGAGCTACTTTATTTACATCCTTAACACAGCCATTAAGCCGAGAAATGGGAGAGGGATAGTCATCAATCCCAACCAGCAAAGCATAAATCTTTTTCACGACACCTTATCTTTATCAATTTCGGCTTTAATGTTTAAAACTTTTAGGGTATCGCTCAAGATTTGGGCGCCTTCCAAGTTAGCAAGGGCATCCATCTGGAGGGTTTCATCGCGCCCTAGGGTATAGATAATATAATCAACGTCTTGAGGGCGGTACAGGAGCACCAGATCGGTAAACATATTGTAGGCACCCTTGGTCATTTTGATGTTGGTTTCTTTATTGGCTTGGATAGCGGCTGAACCAGCGGCTGCAAAGGTTTTGCAATCAATCAGGTTGCCGCTGTTATCGATATAACTTTCTCCTGCGATCACCTGGCAGCCTTCCGACCAGGTCGGTTTGTCGGTTGCACCATCGCGGCCAATCCCGGTCCAATGGATGTTGATCGTCGTATTAGGGGAATTATCGAGCCCTTTTTCGATGTCTGCTTCGGTAAGGGAGTTATCATTGGTGATTTTATCATCCCTAAAAACTAAAACGCCACGCTGGTAAGGATTTAAGCCCTGGTAACATTTGGCCTTGTTTTTATCAGACACATTGTGCCATCCAAAACGGAACTTGTGCTGCCCTTCTACCAGAAAAGCCTCATCTTTTCGCCCGGTTTTGTCCTGCTTCGGATCCGTAGATCCCCAAAATTTAAACACCATGCCATTGATCAACAACACAAAAACGTCATCATTGGCTCTGTTGACACCAGATTTGTCTTCATTTCGGCGAATCCCGATGAGGTGAACTTCGTTGGGGTTAACTGTCCAATCGGCCGTTTTAAACGTATCGAGTGGTTCTTGGCCGGATGGCGCATTGAGGGTTTCGACTGCTTTATTGACTGTATCAATAATCAAATGGGAATGATTTAGATAATGTGTTTTAGCCGTTTTAATGAAATTTAGCCATTTATTAAATTCGGGGCTGGGAATACCGCGCGTCCATTTTTTTGCAACTTTACCTTGTTCCTGCCAATCTTTCATTAAAGCCCAGGTCGTTTTATCGACGATCCCGTTAGGAATCATCTTTTTGTTTTCACCATAAACGCGCTCGTATTCCTGGAACAGGCGAACACCCGCCTGGGTACCATAGCCAAAAAAACCATCCGCTTCACTCTTGGGAGGGAAAATTCCCGCATGAATTAGAAAAGTTTGCAGTGTTTTTACGGCTAATCCTTTTTTAGGTTTAAGCGCAACCCAAGCGAATAAATCGCCATTGCGCATCTTTGTAAATTTCTCCTTTTCAATGATTCGTTGATGGTATTGCTTCAGGAAGGGTTTGATATAGTCTTCCTCCGAAAGATGATCATCGTAATGACCTAAACAGAGGGTCTCTTGCATCACTTCCTCTGTGATAGGGATAGCGGGGATGAGTGGCTCCTTGGGTTTTTCTGGTTCCTGAGGCGGCGGCGGCGTTACTACAGTAATGGGCGTTGGTTCCTTGGTTGTAGGATTTTCTTCTGTTTTTCTTGAAAAAAGCTTAACGAAGAATGCTATGATATGTTTAATGAAGTTCATAAAGAAGGCGTTTTAGGTTATAAACTTAAAGATAAACTATTCCCCTATTTACTGCATACTTTTAGAATATTGACGTACTTTTTGTAGTAATGGCATGGCTGTTTTTCTTTTTGGAGAAAAGCCAAATGTCTTTTGGGCCATCCTTTTGAGTAAAATGGCGAAATTGGTAAAAGTAACTGGTCCTAATGCAATCAACCCATGCCCTTCTATGTATAAAGGATTGGCATTGACATAGAAATTAATATCTGGGTCTTGCCGATATTTGAATGGAATTTGCGTGTTGACATCATTGACAACCTGTGCGTCCTTCTTTACCGTCCCTGTTTGCGGACAATAAGCATTCCCATAATGGGTCTTTCCTATATAATCAACCACGTCTTTCTCATCACCTAGCTGGTTGTTTTTGTAGGAGGGATAACCATTTTTCAGGGTTTTTGTAATAACTAAATAGGCTTTGTAGGTAAGGCAGTCTGCCCAGAAATAGCTTTTCGAGGTAAGCAATTCCGGCAGGAACTTCAGACAAAGCTTGGCACCGGTCGTTGGAATCAAGGATTTCCCCCTATAGTTGGCATCAATGATGGTTTGACCAAAATAGAACAACAATCTTTTCTTACCATTGATGGTGGTACGGTTAATGCGCAATCCGGTAAAGCCGATGATCTTATTCTCGACGGTAAAAAGGGAAAAGTGGTTGTTTTTTTCCATTCTTTCCATAAAGTAGGCTTTACTGTAGTCGTAGTATTTGCTGTACACATCCCACATTTCTTCTTTCACTGCTGGGCTTAATTCATTGCTTACAATACTTACTTTGATTTTTGAAGTCTTCCTATTCGATGCCATTTTGAAGTAACTTTTGTTTGGTTGATGCTTCAAAACTATTGGCAAATCAGGCGGATCCCGAGAGACTCGAAGTAGGTGGTAAAAAGTCACGGGTAAGGGGTAGACTAGACTTTGTAAGTGGCTTTCCAGGTTGAAAAATGGAAGGTTCATGGTTGGAAGCAAGATTTTTTTGACTACATAGCGCGCGTAGAGCGTTTTTCTTTCTCCGCGTACTCCGCTCCGCTGTGTAGCTCAGCGTAACTCTTCCCTTGGCTTTTTAGGTGCGCAGAGGAGCAGAGGCAACTCCTAATTAACGATGCATCGGAGCAATAGACTTGTTTAATTCAATTGGAATCAGGATATTACCCTCTCAAATCGGTGTCTCCTTGCGCTATGAAGAAACCCAAGATTCTTTTTACACACTCCTATTTCACCCCGTTTGACCCCAAGCAATTGGCCTGGAACAAACCTTATCCGCCATTGATGACGATACAGGCGGCAGCCATCATGCGAGCGGCAGGTTATCCAGTTCTATTGTTTGACGTAATGTTCCTCGATCGAGCGGACCGAATTGAAAAGGTATTGGAGGAAGCGCAACCGGAGTTCCTGGTCATCTTTGATGATGGCTTCAATTACCTGACCAAAATGTGCCTCACCAATATGCGGGAGGCAGCCTGGGAAATGGCAGCACTGGCCAAACGACGGGGCGCCAAGGTCATTGCCTGTAGCTCCGATGCCACGGATCATTACGAAGACTATTTGGCGCATGGTGTTGACTTTGTTTTGACAGGAGAAGGAGAACAAAGTTTGTTGGAATTGATAAACTGCCTGACAACAGGGCAGGACTATTCTATGCTTTTAGGCATAGCGTATACCAAAGAAGGAAAAGTTATCAAACAACCCAATCGGCCAGTGATGCAAGACCTCGATACCTTGCCACTCCCCGCCTGGGACCTGATCGACATCGGTGCGTATCGGCAGCGATGGGAGCAACATTGGGGTTATTTTTCCATTAATATTGCCACCACCAGAGGTTGTCCCTATAAATGCAATTGGTGCGCCAAACCGATCTATGGCCACTCCTATAAAATGCGCAGTCCAGAACATGTGATAGCTGAAATCAAACTAATCCAACGACTATTTCCTTTTGAGCACATTTG from Saprospiraceae bacterium encodes:
- a CDS encoding caspase family protein; translation: MTNRFEHAYALVIGMDALRRSTFSHLQTKGEANAQALHTVLVAEDRCAYKLKNVISIIGEDATRHNIVNGFLQLEEKLRQDESQDKTAFIYFSGYEIKHVENTAPLYLIPHDVVDDLGSLFQSALNVNVLNGLIQSLPPSHLFFLSDSQSLTITEDGGLFRPIPDPPPPPDDNDDTMGGPKPIPDPPPPPDDNDDTMGGPKPIPDPPPPPDDNDDTMGGPKPIPDPPPPPDDNDDTMGGPKPIPNPAASKGQTLLFSTTGDEHSLVLPNKGISTFTWHLLEALSGYSDFARDGRTMVTAHEVWSYLAAKVPATAIILGKTQTPVSFSNGIDFPVGLLMGGKGLGGNAPQQPLVGQTDSTVQNRNNNPSPFTNQVNLEPQGNVYALLIGVNRYDYLGGSLNLSGCVRDSEEVERYLKESIKNPEEKLFIKKLRSIVAGHSHNIIAPQIQCAEDGPVEAATRANILAAFQEFLTRATSNDTVFIHFSGHGSFEFRPSQLHHIGGADNEAHRGGVMVAQDSFIDVNGQRIYPISDLELRYLLRKIAEKGPHIVSALDCCFSGGGTRNFGDKRIRVRFSEPPEAAVAPANRARPINSYVFFEEAAAILSQADTNAFSLPQAAKAVSLQACRENELSKEAPFVEGRFGVFTYYLLQVLRATQGNISYRDLTKLVRARVMAKAGVSFQSPQIDATDLADIDLGFLSTTIQSGASHFTVSPISATEAWLDAGSLHGIATIATGDTHVDSYPSDFDFDNPDDSVTVLSGKLTEVQAHMSKLQLSEGQSFPEGTTFMKAIVTASPIPPTKVRFVAEKEGEEIPLNALPTTNGAEALENAINLLRAAIAKPTIKLVSEALPNEGFQFRIIASVNGTSQKFQIKRREDNLAMTEVVVPSFSAAAAETVIAQMEHITRWEKTLKLENEHPSKILPGEVEIQVFEAGVTRADDLIDFRNETFIPSSNSTQPLPTPNGELIRECKILSDGTREFPAIRLKVKMTNGNSNKFYHATLVAITSDFQLATKGWLPQAAILGQRQATEEGALAEGQKEWNIQTGEWDMDEFIFDPNGEWQRTDLLFREEQIAAGVTEIEDHFKLIISTEQFDPLFLEQAPLDLHVSTKNPHIEPTRNQLEEFLREAGGGTRAIRNPGQSSGTKVSDWWSTTLTVRTRLVRED
- a CDS encoding LytTR family DNA-binding domain-containing protein; the protein is MSTLRAILIEDEPSGMDNLRYKVQKNCPEVDIVAECTNGADAILAIKRHLPDVIFLDILLGDMTGFDVLKAIRHPSFEVIFTTSYDQYAIEAIKNSAVDYLLKPVEEEELMDAVAKVRAKLLQQPAPVLATPSTPRIGFPIATGQQFIDIQDIIYVKAEDNVAVLYLDGQKPIKLTKSLSWVEEKLEDYPFCRIHHSYLINFNHLTEYIRNEGGFVIMSDKKAISISRRKKEEFLQKLESWDAS
- a CDS encoding histidine kinase, which gives rise to MNNKQIYYKQLINSELEPGFKPGRTFRIHPSFKLISILSIFYFLFSCNPDHPNFEPSYSGEPPEENMDQYLDTKAVFKGLDEVKGVRKQLDSLLTLTDKLKNYDDDVALIYADTAYSIATDKNWQLSRGISAYYISLLKGRKEKYGEGIEDALVDAKLSKEVFETLKCDIWITRSYNLIGFFHMRKNQIDTALKYLDNSKNIIDLGRLTANDSLIEKGELLHYYAMLYANNNHTLADSFFSSSTQLYRLTNNKSALARLNFDWGQMYYNRKEFLVAERLINDGLKYAQDFNDLNATVRGYQNLGRLRFKQYQSFGLEKYARESLQSYKKCFELQKEDKYFLYDQIGSLYQQMAFKSDTEDLAYSYVDSAIVSYKQAMEEAKKEGVLPIMKKMGSNISGLCSYRLRVRKMDCSNLLEGPLPDFLNTNYAGITEKIGDILKLANQRNRALERRELEAKSSLKVRNQRLASGVGFIVAGLLFILLLQRQQQKRLKAKMEALRAQINPHFISNSLNAIESLVNLDKKEAAAKYLIHFSRLSRRILNSSREGSASLAEELETLKHFLALEQLRFRDKLQYEIHISDDIDPEQVEIPAMILQPYAENAIWHGIKPKMEKGLLKIEARREGKYIQIIIEDDGVGRAKSAAMKASSVLQQKSVGMKINQERLHVMGRAKGAKVEIIDLFDENGQANGTKVVLKIPFKQMTKK
- a CDS encoding caspase family protein, with translation MKKIYALLVGIDDYPSPISRLNGCVKDVNKVAQYLKTYHGPVGVQAETPPVLMTLDGLPIQTWGSLQICQLLNEAATYQQIVKAFRSFLCVAEAEDMVWFHFSGHGSEEWTAEQFLPLEPNGKDQTLVCYQADPEEDRLHLADKEIAVLLHEVASQDKEGKPKECPPHILVSLDCCHSGSGTRDLAENMGYRTRNFIADRGIGGGVIGFRPAKVRRNLDTYLDGVYLKMLEKEKELQVPLARHLLISACSSIEKAGDLPTGGVFTNSLVNALDATAGQLNYADLYLRTKANSNQARKAQNPQFESIGNFNPYTRFLDGTPMGRADRYVITFEEGRWVVKCGAIHGLPTKPVQAIKLLIRNLPPEEMVIGETSIKAVGALKSEIQVSTNLNLDTKRQYYGLLYHFPAEPVFVYLHGSDEEALQDLKDAWEETLNIRWLAPSNGADQPAMEVKASDRQYIMYDVQRNLQLFAIPQVQEAEKTAAVIFRNIVKIVKWNRMILLDHQKSRLKPKLKFILETRDKKGQVYPLNGPEIKLYLSLDKYFHRPNDGVIGLPINPKIRIIAQGRPLYCYLLHLREDYSINAYEGPVSFHPSDFEGQSEVLLPLWKKNMGLWLLENDWESTSYFKILITTQPIEHEQFLQSKLGSFRAMRRRWSQLAKADDDWCSFTMKVNLIQTLAQIQSDQVVSIADGQVRILPHSGIQAKLSWIEAPWDPQSADPVARFRLFTSPDLELIHFDKKTGTASGQVLVFTELNLAENEDFDQHPLSIELNTPCEEAETIVPLCFDGQDFRIAGHAQPQGDKTLVKVTFFPKALGKAEKLANGLVPNPFDPTDHQHPSLYEGYPIAFFKVKRTFLAQGVLPWN
- a CDS encoding peptidoglycan-binding domain-containing protein, which codes for MNFIKHIIAFFVKLFSRKTEENPTTKEPTPITVVTPPPPQEPEKPKEPLIPAIPITEEVMQETLCLGHYDDHLSEEDYIKPFLKQYHQRIIEKEKFTKMRNGDLFAWVALKPKKGLAVKTLQTFLIHAGIFPPKSEADGFFGYGTQAGVRLFQEYERVYGENKKMIPNGIVDKTTWALMKDWQEQGKVAKKWTRGIPSPEFNKWLNFIKTAKTHYLNHSHLIIDTVNKAVETLNAPSGQEPLDTFKTADWTVNPNEVHLIGIRRNEDKSGVNRANDDVFVLLINGMVFKFWGSTDPKQDKTGRKDEAFLVEGQHKFRFGWHNVSDKNKAKCYQGLNPYQRGVLVFRDDKITNDNSLTEADIEKGLDNSPNTTINIHWTGIGRDGATDKPTWSEGCQVIAGESYIDNSGNLIDCKTFAAAGSAAIQANKETNIKMTKGAYNMFTDLVLLYRPQDVDYIIYTLGRDETLQMDALANLEGAQILSDTLKVLNIKAEIDKDKVS